A region from the Halomonas piscis genome encodes:
- a CDS encoding c-type cytochrome encodes MRKLLASLAIIMGAAGTAHAQSEELSANADAAAGEEMAQPCAACHGDEGISQMGTFPNLAGQQASYTAKQIMEIRDGTRPVPQMAGQVDDFSDQDAWDVAAYYAELEANKGQADDADEEMLERGETLYRAGDLSQGIPACAACHTPTGEGIGSAKYPALSGQHPEYVVSTLGDFAAGERSNDPGAIMRDIADNLRESDMEAVANYILGLH; translated from the coding sequence TGCCGCGGGCACCGCACACGCACAGTCGGAGGAGCTTTCCGCCAATGCCGACGCCGCGGCGGGTGAGGAAATGGCGCAGCCCTGCGCGGCCTGCCACGGGGATGAGGGCATCAGCCAGATGGGCACCTTCCCCAACCTCGCCGGCCAGCAGGCATCCTACACGGCCAAGCAGATCATGGAGATCCGCGACGGAACCCGTCCGGTGCCGCAAATGGCCGGCCAGGTCGACGACTTTTCTGACCAGGATGCCTGGGACGTTGCCGCCTATTATGCCGAGCTGGAGGCCAACAAGGGCCAGGCCGACGATGCCGACGAAGAAATGCTGGAGCGCGGTGAAACGCTTTACCGTGCCGGCGACCTGAGCCAGGGGATTCCGGCCTGCGCAGCCTGCCACACGCCCACCGGCGAGGGCATCGGCAGCGCCAAGTACCCGGCCCTTTCCGGCCAGCACCCGGAGTACGTGGTGTCGACCCTTGGTGACTTTGCCGCCGGCGAGCGTTCCAACGACCCCGGCGCGATCATGCGCGATATCGCCGACAATCTGCGCGAAAGCGACATGGAAGCCGTGGCCAACTATATCCTGGGACTGCATTAA